The Kosakonia sp. SMBL-WEM22 sequence CTGGAAGGGCTGGCGTTTATCGCCGGTGTTGACCGTATCCTCGATATGGCCCGTACCGCGCTGAACGTGGTCGGCAACGCGCTGGCGGTGCTGGTGATCGCCAAGTGGGAACACCAGTTTGACCGCAAAAAAGCGCAGGCCTACGAGCGCGAAATGCTGGGCAAATTTGATAAAACCGCCGGGCAGTAATCGGCGTATCCCCCCCGGCGCAAGCGTGCCGGGGGGGATTTCTCCTTTTCGCGATCGCGAAAACGACGCGCCTCTCATTTCTCCACCTCCCTCGCTGTAACTTATTGACACCCTTTATGTAAATGCCATGCTGAGGCCTTCGAACCGGCAGAAGGATGGACGCAATTATGGTTTCGCGTAAACCGGATGATGATCAGAGCGACGCTGCTTATCGCCGCGTGCGGCTGGATGATATTGCCACCCGTTGCGGCACCTCGCTCAGTACCGTTTCCCGTGCGCTCTCGGGCGAGAAGGGAGTAAGCGAGACGCTGCGCGCCCGCATTCAGGAGGTCGCTCGCGCCATGCGTTACACACCGGCCCAGGAGATTGGCGGCACGCGTATTGTGCTGGCGGTGTCGCAGGCGGCGATGCTCGATTACAACCGCTATCAGTTCAGCTGGTATGTGTTGCAGGGGTTAAAAGAGCGGGCAAAAGTGCTCGGTGTCGAACTGACGACCCATGCCCTGAGCGGCCAGGATGACCCCGCGTTGCAGGCGCTGTTGAGCGAACCCGATATCGGCGGCGTGCTGGCGTTAACGGTGGATGACCCCGGTTTTCTCACCGCCGTGGCCGGGCTGCGCAAACCGGCGGTGCTGGTTAACAGCGAAGATCCGCTGATGCGCCTCTCCAGTGTGCTGCCCTGCAACCGCTCCGCCACCCGC is a genomic window containing:
- a CDS encoding LacI family DNA-binding transcriptional regulator, whose protein sequence is MVSRKPDDDQSDAAYRRVRLDDIATRCGTSLSTVSRALSGEKGVSETLRARIQEVARAMRYTPAQEIGGTRIVLAVSQAAMLDYNRYQFSWYVLQGLKERAKVLGVELTTHALSGQDDPALQALLSEPDIGGVLALTVDDPGFLTAVAGLRKPAVLVNSEDPLMRLSSVLPCNRSATRMACDYLIAHGHQHILFLTHPGRRTIAQREEGWREAMRDAHLSCDEGDILTVTDWLPELAEQAVMAWFAKGKHPHTAILCANDSLALGAMQGLTKLGISVPEAVSVVGMNDLPQAEFASPALTTVHLPVQEMGTLALELLQDMIAGSVETPRRIELACTMVERQSVAKRGAEAAPF